In one Nicotiana sylvestris chromosome 8, ASM39365v2, whole genome shotgun sequence genomic region, the following are encoded:
- the LOC138874747 gene encoding uncharacterized protein has product MKLSDCRFKTGQKLGTETVVAKCHSILVVSQVNGSYKAREDRMQRYLDKIQVALRRFKEWTLVHVPREQNNEADALANLGSSIKEEDLLLGAVVQLFKSVVEEGHAEINSTSLTWDWRNKYIDYLKDGKLPAYPKESRALQTKAARFSLDENETLYRRTFDGPLAICLGPGDTDYVLREIHKGTCGNHSAADSLVRKLIIVGYYWDNMEKDTKEFVRKCDICQRFAPMIHQLGEQLNSALSPWPFMKWGMDIVGPLPTAPGKARFILFMTDYFSKWVEAQAFEKIREKEVINFI; this is encoded by the coding sequence atgaagctgaGTGATTGCAGGTTTAAAACTGGCCAAAAGCTTGGGACCGAGACGGTCGTGGCGAAATGCCATTCAATCCTCGTAGTAAGCCAGGTGAATGGGAGCTACAAAGCTCGAGAAGACAGGATGCAGAGAtacttggacaaaatccaagtcGCACTgcgtcgcttcaaagaatggaccttagtccatgtacctcgagagcagaacAACGAGGCTGATGCCCTCGCGAATCTGGGATCTTCTATTAAAGAAGAGGACTTACTCCTCGGGGCTGTTGTCCAATTGTTTAAAtcagtggtcgaggaaggtcacgcagagattaattccaccagcctaacatgggattggaggaataaatatattgattatttaAAGGACGGGAAGTTGCCCGCATATCCAAAAGAATCAAGGGCCCTGCAAACCAAAGCAGCCCGGTTCTCGCTCGACGAAAATGAGACTCTGTACAGGAGAACTTTCGATGGCCCCCTGGCGATATGCCTAGGGCCAGGTGACACAGATTATGTACTCCGAGAAATTCATAAGGGTACTTGTGGAAATCATTCCGCCGCCGACTCCTTAGTTCGGAAGTTGATCATAGTAGGatactattgggacaacatggaaaaagataccAAAGAATTCGTTCGAAAGTGTGACATATGCCAGAGATTTGCTCCCATGATTCACCAGCTCGGCGAGCAACTAAATTCCGctttatcaccatggccattcatgaaatggggaatggacatcgttggtCCTTTGCCGacggcaccaggtaaagctagattcattttatttatgactgactacttttcaaaatgggtggaagcgcaggcctttgaaaaaataagagaaaaggaagtcatcaacTTCATATGA